The genomic region CAAGTTACCAAATCCCCTCATCAATCCGCAAAAAAGTGCAATACAATGCAAATAATATAGAATCTAGCGAAAAAGTGTTGATTGTTGGCGGGGGAAATTCCGCTGTAGAATATGCGAATTTCCTTTGCCAAAGCAATGACGCAACACTTAATTATCGTCGTAGCGAATTTAGCAGGATTAATGAAGTGAATAATGAGCAATTGCAAGATTCTATCCAAAGTGGGAAGCTCAAAACGAAGCTGGGTATTGATATAAACGCACTAGAAGATAGCGAGGGAAAAGTCAAAGTATGCTTTACTGATGGCACAAGCGAGGTGTTTGATAGGGTGGTGTATGCTATCGGTGGGCTTGCACCTGTGGATTTTCTCAAAAAATGTAATTTAGAGCTTGATGATAACGGCGTGCCTGTGGCGATAAATCACGAAAGCTCGATAAAAAATCTTTTTATTGCTGGGGATATTTTGTTTAAAAGCGGTGGCTCAATCGCTGCGGCACTCAATCACGGATATGAAATTGTGCTTGAGATTAAAAGACGCTTGGATTCTGTGCAGTAGGTGTGCGAATGAAGCTTATTTCTTGGAATGTCAATGGCTTGCGCGCGTGTATGAATAAGGGTTTTATGGATTTTTTCAACGCTGTAAATGCAGATGTGTTTTGCATACAAGAATCTAAAATGTTGCGCGAGCAAGCGACTTTTGACTTTCCAAACTATGAGGAATACTGGAATAGCGCGGAGAAAAAGGGCTATTCTGGCGTGGCGATTTTTAGCAAACAAACACCTTTAAATGTCGCCTATGATATGGGGATAACGCACCACGACAAAGAAGGACGCATCATCACGGCAGAATACGATAACTTTTATCTCGTCAATGTCTATACGCCAAATAGTAAGCGCGAGCTAGAGCGCTTGGAATATCGTATGGAGTGGGAAGATGATTTTCGCGCGTTTTTAAAAAACCTAGAAAAACATAAAGGCGTTATCGTGTGTGGCGATCTCAATGTCGCGCATACAGAAATTGACCTTAAAAATCCCAAAACAAACCGCCGCAATGCCGGCTTCACCGATGAAGAGCGCGAGAAAATGAGCGCGCTTTTAGATTCTGGATTTATTGATACTTTTAGGTATTTTTACCCTGACAAAGAGGGTGCTTATACTTGGTGGAGTTATATGGGGAAAGCAAGAGAGAACAATACAGGTTGGCGGATTGATTACTTCCTTTGCTCAAAAATCTTAGAATCTAAATTGCAAAGCGCGTGTATTTATCCAGAAGTTTTAGGAAGCGATCATTGCCCTATTGGGTTGGAAATTAAAAAATAAGATTAAGGAATTTTTAGAATCTAAAAAGCCTTCTCTTGTTGTATTGATTGAGCGTAAGTGAAATATCCATAATGGGATTTATATGGATTCTTCGGGCTTTGCCCTCAGAATGATAAAATGGGGTGATAAGGTTATTTTTTATTTATCCACGCACACACAATCGCAGTGATAAATAAAGATGATAAATATCACCAAAATACCTAACATTTTTCATTTCCTTTTTTGTAGTAAAGCCTTGCATTCCAACATAAAAGGCTTTACTACGACTTGACTTCTTTTTGTCTTACTTAAGCGACCTCTTGTCGTTTTGAGCGTAGCGAAGATTCTTTTTTACTTAATCGTCTTTGCGTACTCATCAAAACAATCCTTTACAAACCGCACAAACAGCGAGCGAAAACCCCGCTCGCGAAAAGCTAGCTTTTTGTGTTGCGTGATTCATCTTGTTTTCTTGTGCCGTATTTGCTACTTCCAAAAATAGTTGAGAGATTCTAAAATTAGAATCAATACAGGCAGTTTTTGGATTTAATATAAACTTTTAATGCAAGAAATGGCGCACGCCGCTAAAATAGAGCGCAATCCCGTGTTTATCGCATTCTGCGATTACTTCATCATCGCGTATGCTACCACCGGGCTGGATTATCGCGCTCACACCTGCACTTTGGGCGAGCTCTACGCTGTCTTTAAATGGAAAAAACGCCTCGCTTGCCATCGCGCTTCCTTGCAGTGAAAGCCCCATATCTTTTGCCTTTCGCATTGCTGCGCGCGCAGAATCTATGCGACTTGTCATACCCATACCAATGCCTACTAGCGCGCCATCTTTGACATAAGTGACGCAATTTGATTTTGTAAGACTTGCGATTTTATACGCGATTTCTAAATCCCGCATTTGTTCTTTTGGCGCACTTTTTTGACTAACAAGCTTTGCATTTGTTACTTCATTTTTACCCACATTATCGCTTTGCTGATAGACAAAGCCCCCTTGTATGCGCTTAAAATCATACTTATCAAGCGCAAATTCTAACGTATTGCGCGCATTTGTGAGTGTAAAAATCTTAGTGCGTTTCTTTGGTGCAAACACTTCTAGCGCCTCATCTGTAATCCCCGCAGCGATAATTACTTCGATAAAAATTTCATTCATTTTTTGTGCTAAGTCTTTTTCAATAACGCCATTTACCGCCACCACGCCACCATACGCACTCACGCTATCGCATTTTAACGCACTCGCATAAGAATCTAGCAAATTTCCTTTTATCGCAAAGCCACAAGCATTGCCGTGCTTTACAATGCTTACCGCCTTTGCTTCTCCAAATGCGCTTGCAAGCAAAAGTGCGGCATTCATATCAGTGAAGTTATTAAAACTCGGCTCGCCTTTTAAGATTCTAAAATTCTCACTCCAAAAGTTTTCAAATTCATATAACGCGCCTTTTTGATGTGGATTTTCCCCATAGCGCGTATCGCGCACCTTGCTTCCTACGATGAATTGCTTCTCCCCAAAACCCTCGCAAAAGCGCGCATTCATATAATTTGCAATCATACAATCATAGCTTGCTGTGTGTGAAAATGCCTTTATCATCAGCTCCCTGCGCAATTCTAATGTGTTATGATTTGTCTTAAGTGCTTCTATTACGCGTGCATAATCCTTGCAATCCGTCACCACAAGCACAGATTCAAAGTTTTTCGCTCCTGCGCGCACGAGACTTGGTCCGCCTATATCGATATTTTCGATGATTTCAGCAAAATCATCAGTGCGTTTAATTGTTTGTTTAAATGGATAGAGATTCACACACACAAGGCTAATTGACGCGATATTATGCGCCTTTGCGCTTGCAATGTCAGATTCATTTGTCCGCCGATACAAAATACCTCCAGCGATCTTTGGGTGCAGTGTCTTCACACGCCCGCTAAAAAGCTCTTCGCTTTGCGTGTATTGGCTCACTTCAAGCGCATTTATGTTGGATTCTCTTAGCACTTTTAGCGTCCCGCCTGTGCTTAAAATTTTATAGCCTAACGCCACTAACTCCCGCGCAAATTCCACAATCCCGCTTTTATCGCTCACACTTAGAAGTGCATACATTTTCGCCCCTTTTTTCCTTCATTTAGCTACAATTTGGAATCTGCAATTGTAGCTTGATTTCACTCTAATTTAGATTAAAGGAGCTAGGAGAATGATTTGTGTATTTGATATAGAAACAATCCCAGATACGCATTTACTGCGCGCGAAATTTGGCTTTGAAGAGGGTTTAAGTGAAAAAGAGGTGTGCGAGCGCGCCTTTAAAGAGCAAAAAGAAAAAAGCGGCTCGGAATTTCTACCTATCCCTTTTCATCGCATTATTAGTATCTCAAGCGTGATGGGCGATGAGTTTGGGCGATTTGTGAAGGTTGGAAATTTTGGCAGAAAGGCAAAAGAGGAGTTTTTACAAGAAGTTAAAAACGCAGATTCTCTATCCTTAGAATCACTAGATTCTTTTGAGTGTGGGCTTTTGCGCGATTTTTGGAAATTTTTTAATAAAAAGCAACCAACCCTTGTAAGCTTTAATGGCAGAGGCTTTGATATGATTGCGCTAAGCCTTCGCGCGATGCGTTATAATATCGATGCGAGCGGATTTTTCGAGCAGATAAATCCGCAATTAAATAAAACAAAATATGAAAATTACCGCAATCGTTACAGCGAACATTTTCACACAGATTTGCTTGATAGTTTAGGCGGATTTGGCGCGGTGCGCGGGCTTAACCTTGATACGCTATGTCAGATGAGCGGACTTGTAGGAAAATATGATATGGACGGCGCGCAGGTATATGAGTGCTTTTTTGAATCTAAAGAAAACTTGCAAAATGGCTTAGAGCGTATAGAATCTTATTGTCAAAGCGATGTTATCAACACTTATTGGCTGTATTTGAAGTATCTCATTGCTAAAGGTGAGTTATTGCTTAGCGATTATGCCGAGATTTTGAGTGATTTAGTCCAAAAGCTCCCAAAAGAGCAGGAATATTACGAAGTCTTTGAGAATCAGATTCAAAAAGAGCTAGAAAAATTGGTAAAAGAAATGTAGGGTAAAATCGTGAATCTTACGCTCTTGCGCCTAAGTGCGCGTTATATAGCTCAATTTAAAAAGATTTATTTTTGTAAGCGCATTGATGATAATGTGTTTTTGCTAAATTTAGAAAACACGCTTTTTTATATCGATTTGACGCGCGGGAATAGCGGGATTTATTGCACCCAGCGCGAGATTTTGGGGGCAAAGTCTTTCAATGCGCCGATGGATTTAAAGTTGCGCGAGTATTGCACAAACGCCACATTGATAGACTGCCACACAGATGGGAACAATCGCATTTTATGCCTGCATTTTTTAGCAAAATCTTCTTATAAAGAAGAGTCTTTTTGCCTTGAATTTGAATTTACCGGGAAATTTACCAATGCCATTTTACTTAATCAAAAGCGCGTGGTTATCGAGGCTTTGCGCCATTTGCCAAATGCAAAGCGCCCTTTGCAAGTTGGAAAGGTTTTAGTAAAGCTTCCCCAGCAAACGCGCGCACTAGAATCGTTGCAAGATTCTCATCAATTAGGAAAGGTGGAGCAAATGCACGAAGTAGAGGCGAAGCGGAATTTATCCACGCGAGATGATACAAAAGCTTTTTTATGTGAGCTTTTTACAAAGCATTGCGCCCAAAAGCTAGAATCTGCCAAAGCCCAAGCGCAAAAAAACCTAGATTCTAAAAAACTTGCACTAGAAAAAAACCTGCAAAACTTGCCAGATAAAAATGAATTAGAGCATTTAAGCGAGCAGAGTGCGCTTTTTGCGCGTTGTATTTTGGCGCATTTGCACGAGATTAATCCTGCAAATATTTATGCTACGCATATTTTTTTAGAACAAAATTTTGCGAATTCTCTCAACCCCACAGAATCTAAATTCTCCAAACAGCTTGATAGAATCTACAAATATTCAAGCTTCCAAAAAACGCCAAGTATGCGCGCGCAAGCGGAGCCTTGCGGAATTCACTTCCGCGAAGGTGATATATTCAAAGGAAGAGAATCTAAAATCTTGCAAATCCCTATCCCAAAGGAAATTGCTAGCTTTTCCGATTTAGCACAATATTATTTTTTACTTTCAAAAAAATATGCTAAAAAAGCACAGAATATTCATTTACAAATAGAAAATTTACAAGATTCCTTGCGTTTTTTAGATTCCCAAAAGGCGTTGGTGCAAAGGGTTACTAGCTTTGAGGAGCTAAAAATTTTTACCCCACAAAAACAAAAAGGCAAAAAAAGCGACAAAAAAAGTGGAACAGCTTTTGAAGTATTTTTTATTGCAGGGGTGAAAGTGGGCGTTGGTAAAAACGCTAACCAAAATATCGCCCTGCTGAAAGCTGCGAGTGCAGAGGATGTATGGCTGCATGTGCGCGATGTGCCTAGCTCGCATATGATACTTTTTTGCGGGAAGACAAAGATAGCAGAATCTGTATTGCAAAAAGCAGGGCAGATTCTCATCGAGCTTTGCGGGATTAAGGGAGGGAATTTACCAGTCGATTATACCAAGCGTAAGTTTGTGAAAATCACACAAGGTGCAAATGTAGTCTATGCCAAATACCAGCGATTAGAGTTTAAGAGCTAAATCTTTGCAAGGAGAGGATTATGGCGGTAAGCTTTGTAGGAAATATCACTTATATCAACCAAAATACGCAAGCAAGTCCTAAAATTGCACAAGAAGCAAATCTTAGCGAGTTTGATTTGGAGGAAAAAGCAAAATGAATACTTGTGATTTTAAAATTTTAGAGAACGAAGATTTTAAAGAAGATTCTGTGCGGGAGTTTATCATTGCGCCACTTTTGAAACAACTAGACTTTGTGTTGAAAGATTCTAAGCAATCGCAAAAAAACTCTAAGCTAGAAATGGTTTTATCACTAAGGCTTACAAGTCCCACAATTACAGGAAGTAATGAGAAAATCACTCTCACACGTTTCCCTGATTATGTGCTTTATGTAGATTCTAAAGCGCATTGTGTGTTAGACGCAAAAGCTCCAAAGATTAAAATTAATGCTACAAGCAAGGCTGAGCGTCAAGCTTTTTATTATGCTATTAATCCCGAACTTAAAGCCCCATTTTATGCGCTTTGCAATGGTTTGGAATTTAATCTTTTTGAGACAAACAAGCAAGAATTGATTCAAAGCTTTTCTTGTGAGGAACTTTTTGCTAATAACTTTAAAAATGAAACTTTCACACTACTTAAGCAATATCTCACCACCCCGCTAGAATCCTTAAAGCAATCCCTAAGTCAAGATTCCAAAACACCCAAAAAAAGCGAGGAATGGTATCTAAGTCGCGAACTACCAAAGGCAATACTTAATCCAAAAAAACAAGCAAAAGCGCGTTATTTTGGCTGCACCGCGTATTTTACAAGGCAAAGCTGGGATATAGTAACGCAAAATATCAAAAATTTCACCGACAAGGGCGATGTAGTGCTAGACCCTTTTGGAGGCAGTGGCGTAACTGCCATAGAGGCTATGATGAATGAAAGAGTGGGAATCCACACGGATTTAAACCCACTAAGCATTTTTATGGTTAAAGCTTTAAGTGTGAAGTGTGATTTAAGCGCATTATACGATTTAAGTGAAGCAGTTTTAAGCGAGTTTGAGAATTTGCGCCCAAAAAATGAAAAAGAAGCAAAAGCACTTTTAAAAGGTGCTAAATACTATCCTAATGCACTAGATAGCGAGTTTGGCGAAGTAGCTACACAAAAAGAGCAGGATTCTACACTTTGGATTCCTCAAGATGAGATTCTGCCAAAGGGAAGTGATGTAGATTGCGTGTTAAGTCTCTTTAGTAAAATGCAGTTAGCCGAACTTGCTCTTTTACGCAAACTCATTTTTAAGCACACCACACCAAGCGGGAGTAAAGAAAATAGAATCTACAAAAGGAATATGCGGTATAGTCTTATGTTGGCATTCAGAAATACAATCACGATGTGTAATTTGACTTATCACGATTCTGAAGCACGAAAAGGTAAGGGTGGGAACAGCGGTGTTTTGGCATACTATCGATACAGAATAGCTAAAAAACCTATTTTTCTTAATGTAGCAGAAATATTTCAAGGCAAGACAAAACTAGTTATTAGAGGCAAAAAAGAGCTAGAATCCTCCTCCGTCTTTTATGACTCCTACTTTTTCCCCATACAACGAGTGATAAAAGATTTTAAACACCAAGAGCTAAGTAAAAGAGAGCAAGAGGACTTTAGCAAGGTAGATTCACTGCTGAATAAAACCAATGGAGAAAAAATCTTCCAAGCCGATGCAACTAATCTAAGAGAGATAGAATCCCAAAGCATAGATTTCATCTACACAGACCCACCCTATGGGGCGAAGATTCCCTATTTAGACCTTAGCGCTATGTGGAATGTTTGGCTAGATTTGCCTGTGGATTCTAGCTTAAAAGAAAAAGAATGTATAGAAAAAGGAAGTTTAGAAAAAAGCAGAGAGGAATACCACACTCTAATGATAGCAAGCCTAAAAGAAATGTATCGCGTGCTTAAATACAATCGCTGGCTTGCCTTTGTGTTTCAGCACCAAGACCCGCAATTATGGCAGATTCTAGTAGAGGAGGCGCAAAAGATTGGCTTTGAGTATGTTGGCTCTGTGCGGCAGGATAATGGACAAACGACATTTAAGAAAAGGCAGTTTAAAGCTTCTGTGTTAAGCGGACAACTAATTATTTATTTTAAAAAGGTGCAAAATCCCAAAACTCTAGCTAAAGAACATTTAGGCGATGATATTACTGCTCTTGTGCTTAATCACGCGGAAGCCTTGATTGCTAGAGATGATGGGGCGACATTAGAGGAAATCCACGCAGAGATTACCATTAAAGGCTTAGAACTTGGCTTTTTGCATAGCTTAAGTAAGGATTATGCGGATTTGACACCTTTAATTACCGCAAACTTTGACCTTGATGCAACAAGCGGAAAATACCATATCAAAAAAGGACAGAAATTTAAAAGCAATGCGATTCCGCTAGAGTTAAGAACAAAGTATTTCTTGCTCTCTTATTTACGCGGAGCAAAAAGACAAGGCAAAAAGGCTTATTTTGATGATATTTGCTTAGAGATTATCCCCTTGCTTAAAAATGGTGTAAGCCCGAGTAAAGAACTCATTAGAGAGATTCTAGAGGATATAGCTATGCCAAACTATACTACAGGCGAATGGAGATTAAAAGAAAAAACACACACGCTTTTTGATGATTTATATTAGGGAATTTTAAGAGCTAAATACTTGCAAGGAGAGGATTATGGCGGTAAGCTTTGTAGGAAATATCACTTATATCAACCAAAACACGCAAGCAAGTTCAATCGCGCTATCAAACGCGCAGGCACGTCCTGACATCGTGCAGGAGACGAGTCTTAATGAGTTTGAACGCAAGCTTCAAGAGATAGAATCTATCACGCCAGCTGATGAGGCGCAAAATATCAATAAAGATAGCGGCGGGGGCAATGGCGCATATACAGATTCTAACACGTCTGAAAACAAAGAAGGGGATAAAAAAGAGCAAGAGATTCACTATCACTACGATGGACTTTTAAATGTAAAGGCGTAAAGAGATGTTTTTATGTTTAAGATTATAGAATCTTGGATTTTTCGTTTTACTCAATAACAGGATTAGATTCTGTATTTTTTGTGGTTGCAAAATCATAAAGCCAAAAATCGCTAGAATTGTGCTTTAGATTCTAAATCTAGTTTTTAAGGCAAGCTAAAAAGGAGCAAAAATGGTAGAGCGGTATGCAAGAGATGAGATGAAAAATCTTTGGAGTATGGAGGCGAAATATAGCGCGTGGCTAGAAGTGGAAAAAGCACTTGTGCGCGGGTGGAATCGCTTGGGGCTGATACCAGATTCTGATTGTGAAAAGATTTGCAAAAACGCCCGCTTTGACATCGCCCGCATTGACGAGATAGAAGCGGTTACAAAGCATGATTTGATAGCTTTTACCACAAGTGTGGCGGAGTCTTTGGGCGAGGAGTCACGCTGGGTGCATTATGGCATTACTTCGAGTGATTGTATTGATACGGCTGTGGCTTTGCAGATTCGCGATTCGCTAAAGATTATCATCAAGGATTTACAAGACTTGCGCGAGGCGATAAAAACGCGTGCGATGGAGCACAAATATACGCTGATGGTTGGGCGCAGTCACGGGATTCACGGCGAGCCTATCACTTTTGGACTTGTTTTAGCGATTTGGTATGATGAGATAGGACGCCACCTAAAAGCACTAGAATCTAGCGTGAAAACCATAAGTGTGGGACAGCTAAGCGGTGCAATGGGGAATCTCGCGCATACTCCAATCGAGCTAGAAGAGCTTGTGTGCGAGGAGTTGGGCTTGAGTCCAGCGCCTGTGAGTAATCAAGTAATCCAGCGCGACCGCTATGCGCGTGTGATGAGTGATCTTGCACTGCTTGCAAGTAGTTGCGAGAAAATTGCGGTAGAAATTCGCCATTTACAGCGCACAGAGGTGTATGAGGCAGAAGAGTTTTTTGAAGTGGGACAAAAAGGAAGCTCTGCTATGCCACACAAGCGCAATCCCGTGCTAAGTGAGAATATCACGGGACTTTGTCGTATGATACGTTCCTACGCCTTGCCCGCGATGGAGAATGTCGCGTTGTGGCACGAGCGCGATATTAGCCATTCAAGCGTGGAGCGCTTTATCCTGCCTGATGGTTTTATCACTACGGATTTTATGCTTGCGCGCTTAAGCAATCTCATCAAAAAGCTCGTCATCTATCCTAAGAATATGCTAAAAAATCTAAACCTAACCGGCGGGCTTGTGTTTTCCCAGCGCATACTTTTAGAGCTTCCTAAAAAAGGCGTCTCAAGGGAAGATGCGTATAAAATCGTGCAACGCAATGCAATGAAAGTGTGGCGGGATTTGCAAGAGGGCAAAAGCGCGCTAAATGAGAAGGGTGAGAGCTTATATTTACAATATTTGTTAGCTGATGGTGAGCTTGTGGGGCTTATAGGTGCGGAAGCGGTGCGAGAGTGCTTTGAGTTTGACTACTATACCAAAAGCGTGGATTCTATCTTTAAGAGAGTGTTTGGGAAATGAAACCTCATTGAAAAATAAGTTTAGAATCTTGCTTGAATGTACTCCGGGGATAATAAGCTAAATTTAAGAAAAACTTAATCTTAAAGCAAACTTTAAATACAGATTTATTACAATCCCTGCCTTACAATCCACAAAAGGCTTAACAATGCAAGATTTAGATTCACAAAAGCAAACTTCAAACCTAGCACAACTTAAAGCAAATCTCATAGCAGAGATAAGGCAAAGGGTAGAAGATAAAATCATAGAAGAAAACAACGCAAAGCTTTTAGAAAAGCTTATTACAAACGCTGAAAACACACAAGAAGCCCTAAGCATAGCCGCACTTGGCACGACTTATAAAAGAACAGGCTTTCATTTTGATAAAAGATTAGAAAAGCAAAGCGAGGATATACATTATCTAAGCAAAAATGCGGCTTTAAGCTTTAGCGATTCTAACTCTACCCTAAAGCATAGCCTAATCATAGGAGATAACTACCCCGCTCTTTTAAACTTGCTCATCACTTACAAAGGCAAGGTTAAGGTTATCTACATAGACCCGCCCTATGGCAAAGATGCCTTAGGAGAGTTTGCAAACACAAACTACAATAACGCCATTTCAAGGGATAATCTTTTATCTATGCTTTATCCCCGCTTAAGCTTAGCAAAAGAATTGCTAAAAGATGATGGCGTGATATTTTGTAGCATAGATGATAGGAATCAAGCCTATGTAAAATGCCTTTTTGATGAAGTGTTTGGAGAGAGGAATTTTTGCGGACACATCATTTGGCTTAAAGGTAACGCACAAAATGATGCTGATACTTTGCAAAAAAACCACGAATACATTTTGACTTATACTAGAAATATAGAATTTAAGCCCATTAATCAAGTAAGGCAAAAGGCAGAAGAAAAACTATATAAAGAGGCAACAAATAAATTCTACTATGAAGGAGGTGGATTTACGAGTGGCAATTTAAATAGTGACCTCAATCACCATGTTTTATGTGGTTATACTATATTCTATAATCCTGCAACACATGATATACAACATTTTATGGATTATGATACCAAAAAAGCAAAAAATAGCAATAACGAAAATGAAGTATATAAAGAAATAGATAAAGAATTATTAAGTAAGGGTTACATAGCTATAAGACCTCCAAAGAAAAGAAATCTATTGGGCAGATGGGTAGTTTCTTATGAAAAATTTGCAAATTTAATAGCGCAAAATCAAATACTTATCAAAAAAAATAAAAATGGTTATTCTGTCTTACGTAAGGAATGGGTAAATCCTAAACAAGTAAAACAAAATGAAAAAGGCGAATATTATGCGATTATAGACAAAGAAAATCCGCCTAAAAGTTTTATTGATTTTTCAAGTGGTAGCGGAACAACTATATTTAAAACTATAATGGGCGATAAAATTTTTGCCAATCCTAAGCCTCTAAATTTAATCAAACACCTCCTTAAAATCTCCACCACCCCAAACACTGCAAATAATAGAGAGCATTTAGCGGGGGGGGGGGGCAACAGCTTCATAGCGTAGAATCTAAAGATTCTAAAGATGTTTTGGCTTCGCCTCAACATGACAATTTGTCTTGTCATTCTAAGCATTGCGAAGAATCCGACCCCCTTAATTGTCATTCTGAAACCCCCTTTTGTCATTCTGAAGTCTTGCAAAGCAGGACTTTAGAATCTCAAAGATATTTCGCTACCGCTCAAGACAGCGCAAAAGCAGTTGATAGCCAAATCAAGCAAGATGAGCAAAAATTAGATTCCAATGCAAAAAACTCAAAAGACAAGCAGGGGCTTAAGATTTTAGATGAGAAATCGGGGTTGTGTAGCCTTGAGCGAGGAAGTAGAATACAAGCATTCACTGACGAAGCGAAAGGCGAACTCCACGATTTATCGCTAAAAGATAAGCCCGAAGAGCAAGATATTATTTTGGACTTCTTTGCCGGCTCTGGCACCACCGCCCACGCCGTGCTAGAACTCAACAAAGAAGATGGCGGCAATCGTAAATTTATCTTAGTAACTAATAATGAAATCACCCCTTTAAATCCAAAAGGCATAGCAGTAGATGTAACAAGCAAAAGGCTAAAGCGCATTATGAGTGGAGAATGCTATAACGGGGATAAAAATTTCAAATGGCTTGAGAAAAATAAGCCTTATGGAGGGAGCTTAGAAGTAAGCGAGATAAAACACATAAGCCCCTTTGATAGAGAAATTTTTGCAAAAATTGATGAAAGACTTTATGGTTTAGAAAAATTTAGCAATCCTTGTGAAAAAATA from Helicobacter himalayensis harbors:
- a CDS encoding DNA methyltransferase gives rise to the protein MQDLDSQKQTSNLAQLKANLIAEIRQRVEDKIIEENNAKLLEKLITNAENTQEALSIAALGTTYKRTGFHFDKRLEKQSEDIHYLSKNAALSFSDSNSTLKHSLIIGDNYPALLNLLITYKGKVKVIYIDPPYGKDALGEFANTNYNNAISRDNLLSMLYPRLSLAKELLKDDGVIFCSIDDRNQAYVKCLFDEVFGERNFCGHIIWLKGNAQNDADTLQKNHEYILTYTRNIEFKPINQVRQKAEEKLYKEATNKFYYEGGGFTSGNLNSDLNHHVLCGYTIFYNPATHDIQHFMDYDTKKAKNSNNENEVYKEIDKELLSKGYIAIRPPKKRNLLGRWVVSYEKFANLIAQNQILIKKNKNGYSVLRKEWVNPKQVKQNEKGEYYAIIDKENPPKSFIDFSSGSGTTIFKTIMGDKIFANPKPLNLIKHLLKISTTPNTANNREHLAGGGGNSFIA